Within the Armigeres subalbatus isolate Guangzhou_Male unplaced genomic scaffold, GZ_Asu_2 Contig1992, whole genome shotgun sequence genome, the region atcgtgttccaaacgagcaagagacctgtcaaatgaGGCACATGTcaccactcttaattacatataCTCTGCAAGtgatgatactgcgctgccaaaagCAAAACGACTATAATTTTTACCACGGAATCTTTTTTCTGTGAATGCAAATTTGTGTTTTTGGCAAAAGCGGCAAAATGTCTAAGCAGTAAAATCGAAGAACACCGATGTCACACAAACTGTTATAATTAGACAGCATGTTGACGGTATGTTGACAGACCGTTTACCGATTCGGACTTTCGTGATTTTCACCCACGGGGGTCGTGCTTTGCGATCGATTCCACAGCACAGATTATCCAACCGTGTTTAAGTTTTTGTCAATACGCCTCCAAACACCTAAAAATGTCCGGTATTGCCAGTGCCGTCGGTCTATGGACATCCAAATGCATTCTAAATGTGCAGCAGCAATCAACCCGTATGCTGCACTTCACAGCGGTGTGCTACCGTCGTAAGCCACGTTTCCTCGGCACGGCCAAGAGCAAACTGTTCCGCGTCCCAGAACGGCACAAGCAACTGGAGGAAGAGGCAATCGAGCTAAAACGGCTGCACAATATCTATCACACCCAGATGAAGGCCGTGCGTCGGTTTCTGATGGATGAGGTCGAGGCTTCGAAACTGATATCCCGTGCCGGTATGGTCATTCAAACACCCGAAGAGGAAGCGGCAGAATGGCAAGAAGTGCAGAGGATCAACGATGAGTGGAACCAAAAAGTTGGGGAAGTTCGCGACAAGAGGCTTGCTGACGAACGAGAACAAAGGAAGAATTACATTCTGGAAAAATTGGTTGCCAAAGAACAAAGGGATCAGGAAAAATCTCGAACAAGTAGAGCAACGAGTCCGACGGAGAGAAAGAATTATCCAGTAGCTACATTACTCGAGATAATATCGATAAAGGCTATAGAAATGGCTTTAGTTCAACCAATGAGTTTTAACTTTGCGATTGATTTGAATGGTAATATACATAGGAACGAAGAGGGACAAGCTCAGGAAACAATCAAGGGATGATAAGTTTACTACAAAAGATTGTTATTAGATTCATTGACGTAGTAAAACGTAATGAAATACGATTCATTCAACGATTTATTAATAAATATCACTTCTTAAATAAATGTTCCCAATCCGGTGAGGCGTTCAGTTTAGATTTAATCGCCGCCAGATTGATAATATTCCTGCTTCGTTCTTCCGGATTTGTTGTGTGATCGACACAAGCTCCTGTAAAAATCCACTATCCATACCCATGGACAGATCGAACACTGTGTTTCCTAGAAGCAATTTGACTTTACCCGATCGATATCGAATCACTTTCCCGATGTAACCTTCTTCCAGCTCTCGAACTGTGCAACGCTGCGGATCAGTTTTTGCCTCCTCTTCTCCAGTTCCATTGAGTTCCGTTTTCCGCACTTCCGAGTCGGTTTTCCCAGGTAATGCATCCGGAAGCTGCAGCAGGAAGAAGTTGTTCTGGTTatcagtcgctttgatagattCGAGCAATTCGCCTGCTTGCGGTTTTGGATTTTCATCTTTGACTTCGGGCTTCAAAGCCTTGAATTTGTAATCCACTGAAATGAGAATCAAGCAGCACCATGTTTTGACAATATTGTAAAAATGAACGAGACAACTTCTATAATACTTACAATTGTCCAGACGTACGGGCctcaacatttgattttcatacTTTTTCACCTCTTCCGAAGGTAGTTCATCCTCTTCGGCGTCCCCAAAAAGGTCCGAAATACGTTTCCGCTCGTCTTCCGGATCAACCTTAATTTCGGTTCGATAAACTGGACGCCGGATTGCTTCCCCCGGCTCTTTCGCAGAACTGTTGTATTTGTCATATTTTGAACGTTGCTGAAGCACGCGCTGGGCCAGACCCTCAGAGAAAATACCAGCGGTCTGGACCAGCGAGCTCTGCTTTCGACCACCGGCTTTATCTTTGCGTTCTGATTTGACTCTCTGCTTCGGTCCCGTTGATGCTGTTTTAACATTCCTGAAATTTTAGAATCTAATAAGTAACAGACAATAAAGCATATTCAAGTCTATAAATTAGATGCTTACGTGTCTTTGTTCCTCACTGCATTCAAATTTGGTGTGTACACTTTTTTATTTGTTACTGGTTTCACAGCTCGACCGTTGGCCAGTCCACCTAAAGTTAGATCCCGCGGAACACGAAACGATGTAAGACGTTCGGTTTTGATGGTTACACCGGTAGGAATGGGAGCTGTCGTTGCTGCGGATGGCATTGACGGCACGGAAGAATTAACTCTTTTCGATTTGAGTCCCGGTTCTTGCTTAATTTTAACAGTGGATTCCATGACACTAGCCAAAACCGCTACAGAATTAGGTGCTAGATTATATTGGAAtttaatattgaacaaaattttgctAACTCGTGGTACTTtgcatgtatttttttttgttttatttataagTACTCGCgattagagatgtcgcaaattaatcgattaattcgATTagtcgttgtgataatcgattaattttgaatgaataattttgaagttactaatcgattattcgggattttacgactaTACGCTTAGATGTCGTTTACTTCGAttaatactaaggacacacctgtggtacttgtaccatggtacaagagaacaaaaaaattattccaagactatctttaataaagacaataattggtatggtactcatttcaagattcttgtaccatggtacttgtaccaccagtgtgtcattagtataatcgattcatcgttgtgataatcgttGTGAATCGATCACTACTCAAcaatgaatcgattcaataatcgtcaagagtcgagagtaatcgattaatctagattttacgacatctctactcgcgATGCCTTTGTGCTGTCTTTTTGGGGTAACAAAATGCTGTCAGTtgatatttttattgaattcttTTTCGAAATGACGCAATTCGCAAAATGTAAATAATCCTATTTTGAACagcaataggccttttcatgtaaCAGCCCTTACATTGAACTTCACTGAGGAAACTGGACGTAAGAACTTCAATCAAACGCCATATGGAAATTTGTCCCATGCAATCGATATACCTAAATTTCGAAAAGTCGCCTCATGATTCTTTTATTTAAAAGCAAAGGGCGGCAGAGACTGATGATTACTTATTCCATGTTAACGTTTGAAAATGCCATAAACAAAGGGTCTATATGAATGACAAGCAAACACAGAGTGACTTATCAAGAAGACCTATTCCGgagaaaaaatgaaatatacacacttagaatattttacagtatacggtaattttttaccgaactttcaacagctgaacgtaCGGTAATCAGTTCGGTAAATGAAACGATTACAGATCGTTCGGTACTTTTATTTTGTGATGATCTGTCAAAAATTACCGTACAGTTCGGTAATTTGGAAAGTGAAATTACCGAACGTTtctgttctttttttttaattagtcaaaatatatgttatttttatgcttCCAAAGGTtatcaaataaaacaaacatgtaGTTCCAAACATGAATTTTCTGTATTTAAATGTTTTCTttatttatcattcaatttaataaaaatcaatCACGGCTTCCATATATGGAACATCTAAAACACGTATCACGCCATTGAGCCGGTGCCGTATTCAAGAAATGTAGAAGACGCAGACCTTTCCTAGAAGAAATGCATTGCCACAAGAAGAAGCTGAAAGATATAAATGCATTGATGAACGATTTAAACGATCAAGAACGAAATATACCTGTTTTATTCCGATAAAAATGTTTGACTTTTTCTTAATATTTCGAAGCAACCGCTAGCTTCTGATTGAACTAAAATAGTGTTGACAGTTTGACAGATTAACACTTTACCGAAATTCTGTAATACCTAATTGGTTTTACAGTATGTTCGGTATAAAATTTACCATGTACGGCAATAATTCGATTTTACAGAACGAACTGTAAGTTTTGATACCGAACTCTGTCAAATCATTTTGGAATTACAATTTGTTCGGTAAAATGTTACCGATTTCCGGTAAAATTATTCTTGTTAACCGAACATACTGTAATTTTTTATGTTTACCGTAGTTTTTCgtcaaaaaaattaccgaacagttaaatctattttaagtgtggactcaaaattttcttttatcgatttct harbors:
- the LOC134203617 gene encoding DNA-directed RNA polymerase III subunit RPC4-like → MESTVKIKQEPGLKSKRVNSSVPSMPSAATTAPIPTGVTIKTERLTSFRVPRDLTLGGLANGRAVKPVTNKKVYTPNLNAVRNKDTNVKTASTGPKQRVKSERKDKAGGRKQSSLVQTAGIFSEGLAQRVLQQRSKYDKYNSSAKEPGEAIRRPVYRTEIKVDPEDERKRISDLFGDAEEDELPSEEVKKYENQMLRPVRLDNLDYKFKALKPEVKDENPKPQAGELLESIKATDNQNNFFLLQLPDALPGKTDSEVRKTELNGTGEEEAKTDPQRCTVRELEEGYIGKVIRYRSGKVKLLLGNTVFDLSMGMDSGFLQELVSITQQIRKNEAGILSIWRRLNLN